A single genomic interval of Candidatus Hydrogenedentota bacterium harbors:
- a CDS encoding HNH endonuclease: MIDAQVLVLNRSWEAVNVTPLKRALLLLFQGHARVVHPSDYALYDFPSWCALSQFGDSLPDKRYIHTPSMRIRPPEVIVLTEFNGWVRHEVRLSRRNIFLRDRNVCQYCGKRFGKPELTIDHVVPRSRGGRDTWSNLVLACMPCNLKKRDRTPDEARMPLLRRPAVPRWLPRFGTQIPREELMTWQRFVDLAYWNTEIGE; this comes from the coding sequence ATGATTGACGCACAGGTGCTCGTTCTAAACAGGTCCTGGGAGGCGGTCAACGTGACGCCCCTCAAGCGGGCGCTGTTGCTTCTCTTCCAGGGCCACGCGCGGGTGGTGCATCCCTCCGATTATGCCCTCTACGACTTCCCCTCCTGGTGCGCCCTGTCCCAGTTTGGCGATTCCCTGCCGGACAAGCGCTACATCCACACCCCGTCCATGCGCATCCGTCCGCCCGAGGTGATTGTGCTCACAGAGTTCAACGGCTGGGTGAGGCACGAGGTCCGCCTTTCCCGCCGCAACATTTTCCTGCGGGACCGGAATGTCTGCCAGTATTGCGGGAAGCGTTTCGGCAAGCCGGAGCTGACGATTGACCATGTGGTGCCCCGCTCGCGCGGCGGGCGCGACACCTGGTCCAACCTTGTGCTCGCGTGCATGCCCTGCAACCTCAAAAAGAGGGACCGCACGCCCGACGAGGCGCGCATGCCCCTGCTCCGGCGCCCCGCCGTGCCCCGCTGGCTCCCGAGGTTCGGCACGCAGATTCCACGCGAGGAGCTCATGACCTGGCAGCGCTTCGTGGACCTCGCCTACTGGAACACGGAAATCGGGGAGTAG
- a CDS encoding aldo/keto reductase, with the protein MFNPDRYSTMQYRRCGRSGLMLPAVSLGLWHNFGTRADHVNCRDMLRTAFDLGVCHFDLANNYGPEPGSAEERFGRILREDFAAHRDELIISTKAGYRMWPGPHGEWGSRKYLVASLDQSLRRMGLDYVDIFYSHRPDPDTPLEETIGALDHVVRQGKALYAGVSNYRGARFEEAAELVRERGWAPLTIHQPRYSMMDRWIEADLLGHTAAHGAGVIVFSPLEQGLLSGKYLDPANPIPPQSRAADPDGFLQPAQVTPEKVDRARRLNEIALKRGQSLAQTAVAWALRDPRVTSALIGARTPEQIEECVAALENLEFTGEELAAIDAVAPA; encoded by the coding sequence ATGTTCAACCCGGACCGCTATTCCACGATGCAGTACCGCCGCTGCGGACGCAGCGGGCTGATGCTTCCCGCCGTGTCCCTGGGCCTGTGGCACAATTTTGGCACGCGCGCGGACCATGTGAACTGCCGGGACATGCTCCGCACGGCCTTTGACCTGGGCGTGTGCCATTTCGACCTGGCGAACAACTACGGCCCGGAGCCGGGCAGCGCGGAGGAACGCTTCGGGCGGATACTGCGCGAGGATTTCGCGGCGCACCGGGACGAGCTGATCATCTCGACCAAGGCGGGGTACCGCATGTGGCCGGGACCCCACGGCGAGTGGGGCAGCCGTAAATACCTCGTGGCGAGCCTGGACCAGTCCCTGCGCCGGATGGGGCTGGACTATGTGGACATTTTCTATTCGCACCGGCCCGACCCGGACACGCCGCTGGAGGAGACCATCGGCGCGCTGGACCACGTGGTGCGCCAGGGCAAGGCGCTCTACGCGGGGGTGAGCAACTACCGGGGCGCGCGGTTCGAGGAGGCCGCCGAACTGGTCCGGGAACGGGGCTGGGCGCCCCTCACCATCCACCAGCCCCGGTACAGCATGATGGACCGGTGGATAGAGGCGGACCTGCTGGGGCACACGGCCGCGCACGGCGCCGGGGTCATTGTCTTCTCGCCCCTGGAGCAGGGGCTGCTCTCGGGAAAATATCTCGACCCGGCGAATCCCATCCCGCCGCAGTCCCGCGCCGCCGACCCGGACGGTTTTCTCCAGCCCGCGCAGGTGACGCCCGAAAAGGTGGACAGGGCGCGGCGGTTAAATGAGATTGCCCTGAAACGCGGCCAGAGCCTCGCCCAGACGGCGGTCGCCTGGGCCCTGCGCGATCCGCGCGTCACCAGCGCGCTGATCGGCGCGCGGACGCCCGAGCAGATTGAGGAGTGCGTGGCCGCGCTGGAGAATTTGGAATTCACGGGGGAGGAACTCGCGGCCATAGACGCGGTTGCGCCGGCGTGA
- a CDS encoding DUF1080 domain-containing protein: MMKTFRMMTVAALLLAAGTVWAEVTPPDEALLKAAKDADGYAPLFSEDLSNATLRKGGWAWEDGALVAKGKGDIWTKERFGDFALDLEFKLEPQTNSGVFIRTDSIRDWLNTAIEVQVLQPNDQYDNVRHHCGGIFDCLAPAKLAVKAPGEWNRFLIIAKGAWIWVYLNDELVTGMDLDQWTEAGKNPDGTPNKFKYAYKDMAREGFVGLQYHGDPVAYRNMKIKPLK; encoded by the coding sequence ATGATGAAGACCTTTCGCATGATGACGGTTGCGGCGCTTCTTTTGGCGGCCGGGACGGTGTGGGCCGAGGTGACCCCGCCGGATGAGGCGCTGCTGAAGGCGGCAAAGGACGCGGACGGCTACGCGCCGCTGTTCTCGGAGGACCTGTCCAATGCGACGCTGCGCAAAGGCGGCTGGGCCTGGGAGGACGGGGCGCTGGTGGCCAAGGGCAAGGGCGACATCTGGACGAAGGAGCGTTTCGGCGACTTCGCCCTGGACCTGGAGTTCAAGCTGGAGCCCCAGACGAACAGCGGCGTGTTCATCCGCACCGACTCGATTCGCGACTGGTTGAACACGGCCATCGAGGTGCAGGTGCTCCAGCCGAACGACCAGTATGACAATGTGCGCCACCACTGCGGCGGCATTTTCGACTGCCTCGCCCCGGCGAAGCTGGCGGTGAAGGCCCCCGGCGAGTGGAACCGCTTCTTGATCATCGCCAAGGGGGCGTGGATTTGGGTGTACCTGAACGATGAACTGGTCACGGGCATGGACCTGGACCAGTGGACCGAGGCGGGAAAGAACCCCGACGGCACGCCGAACAAGTTCAAGTACGCATACAAGGACATGGCCCGCGAGGGCTTTGTCGGCCTGCAGTACCACGGCGACCCGGTGGCCTACCGCAACATGAAGATTAAGCCCCTCAAGTAA
- a CDS encoding solute:sodium symporter family transporter yields the protein MALTWVDGAVFAAFVLLVLGVSLTAGRKGKSSEDYFLAGRKLTWPLIGFSLIAANISTEHFVGMAGQAFGRVGLAIASYEWMAAVTLVLVAWFFLPRFLSAGIYTMPEYLEYRYDSAARSIMAGYIMVAYVVVLLATVLYSGAIAMNAVFGIPEMFQARFGMDGEQAEFYALVFSIWMIGIIAGSYTAYGGLRSVVWADLIQCSALLLGGVVVFYLGLKTMGEGSVFEGWSRFTTTHSDKLHVIRPWNDPDVPWVAVFIGGLWIPNIFYWGLNQFITQRTLGAKSLSEGQRGILFAALIKLTIPFIIVLPGIIAYDLYASEITNADSAYPYMLGKILPPSLRGVMLAALAGAVISTFNSGLNSASTIFTIDIYSKHINPSVTSRQQMRIGRIMTLVFVVIACSWAPMIWKMRDGGVFKYIQEIWGFISPGIVAAFVGGLVWPRASAKAGKTALVLGPVFYAVCRMPGWFMNEPAGGPAKLLYDFSTMAFLHHMFIIFVALMAVVGVMTALKPMEKPVTMPKSELDVTPDPLVYIGGTGIIVITAIIYYIWR from the coding sequence ATGGCGCTGACCTGGGTGGATGGTGCGGTCTTTGCCGCGTTTGTGCTGCTGGTGCTGGGCGTTTCGCTGACGGCGGGGCGCAAGGGAAAGTCGTCGGAGGATTACTTCCTCGCCGGACGCAAGCTGACGTGGCCGCTCATCGGCTTCTCGCTGATCGCGGCGAACATCAGCACGGAGCATTTCGTGGGCATGGCGGGCCAGGCCTTCGGGCGGGTGGGCCTCGCCATTGCGAGCTACGAGTGGATGGCCGCGGTGACGCTGGTGCTTGTGGCGTGGTTCTTCCTGCCGCGCTTCCTCAGCGCGGGCATCTACACCATGCCGGAGTACCTGGAGTACCGCTACGACTCGGCGGCGCGCAGCATCATGGCGGGCTACATCATGGTCGCCTACGTGGTGGTGCTGCTGGCCACGGTGCTCTACAGCGGCGCCATCGCCATGAACGCGGTCTTCGGCATCCCCGAGATGTTCCAGGCCCGCTTCGGCATGGACGGGGAGCAGGCGGAGTTCTACGCGCTGGTCTTCTCCATCTGGATGATCGGCATCATTGCGGGGTCCTACACGGCCTACGGCGGCCTGCGCTCCGTGGTCTGGGCGGACCTGATCCAGTGCTCCGCCCTGCTGCTCGGCGGCGTGGTCGTCTTCTACCTCGGCCTGAAGACCATGGGCGAGGGCAGCGTGTTTGAGGGATGGAGCCGGTTCACCACCACGCACAGCGACAAGCTGCACGTCATCCGGCCCTGGAACGACCCGGACGTGCCGTGGGTGGCGGTGTTCATCGGCGGGCTGTGGATACCGAACATCTTCTACTGGGGCCTGAACCAGTTCATCACGCAGCGCACCCTGGGCGCGAAGAGCCTCTCCGAGGGGCAGCGGGGCATCCTCTTCGCCGCCCTGATCAAGCTGACCATCCCCTTCATCATCGTGCTGCCCGGCATCATCGCGTATGACCTGTACGCGTCGGAAATCACGAACGCGGACTCGGCCTACCCCTACATGCTGGGGAAAATACTGCCGCCGTCCCTGCGCGGCGTGATGCTGGCCGCGCTCGCGGGCGCGGTCATCAGCACCTTCAACTCGGGCCTGAACTCGGCCTCGACCATCTTCACCATAGACATCTACAGCAAGCACATCAACCCGTCCGTCACCTCGCGGCAGCAGATGCGCATCGGCCGGATCATGACCCTGGTCTTCGTGGTCATCGCCTGCTCGTGGGCCCCCATGATCTGGAAGATGCGGGACGGGGGCGTGTTCAAGTACATCCAGGAAATCTGGGGGTTCATCTCGCCGGGCATCGTGGCGGCCTTCGTCGGCGGCCTCGTCTGGCCCAGGGCCTCGGCCAAGGCCGGGAAAACCGCGCTGGTGCTCGGCCCCGTCTTCTATGCCGTGTGCCGCATGCCCGGCTGGTTCATGAACGAGCCCGCGGGCGGCCCGGCCAAACTCCTTTACGACTTCAGCACCATGGCCTTCCTCCACCACATGTTCATCATCTTCGTCGCGCTGATGGCGGTGGTCGGCGTGATGACGGCGCTCAAGCCCATGGAGAAACCCGTGACCATGCCGAAGTCCGAGCTGGATGTCACGCCCGACCCGCTGGTGTACATCGGCGGCACCGGGATCATTGTGATCACGGCCATCATTTACTACATCTGGCGCTGA
- a CDS encoding neutral/alkaline non-lysosomal ceramidase N-terminal domain-containing protein translates to MNGTNLSAGMRAARALALLLALITGANAMAELFAGAARASITPLEAGLATQLGGYGEREGKPAEGVHDTIWGKALVFEHDGVKSAVLTLDVCHQPWCLVEETVARAAVPGLAADRVLMIASHTHAGIEGMSMDRRNIAGNPNIGIFDEKVLEFVTERLAGALREADADLKPVTAGAAVTALPGMNRNRRDETLPTDQDMTILRFDRDGKPWTVLVNYTAHGTIMTEEIMHISGGWPGVMQRTVEALMPGTACMYANGAEGDVAPTGYTGGSRWEMAEQYGRRVGILAARLAESIGTRPVEKFDLRTQWVELPARTPSPDFLKIAGDEYKVTEEMLGMLLGVLFPDRAPMGLLRVDDYALMTFPGEPITAIGLAAKESMRGAGVRLPAVAALTNDLVGYILTEEEYAKSGYEVTASFYGPGLGKVFTDAAGKLAGSIP, encoded by the coding sequence ATGAATGGAACAAATCTCTCCGCGGGAATGCGGGCTGCGCGCGCGCTGGCACTGCTTCTTGCGCTAATCACGGGAGCAAACGCGATGGCGGAACTGTTTGCGGGCGCGGCCCGCGCCAGCATCACCCCTTTGGAGGCGGGTTTGGCCACCCAACTGGGCGGCTACGGGGAACGCGAGGGCAAGCCCGCCGAGGGGGTCCATGACACCATCTGGGGCAAGGCGCTGGTCTTCGAGCATGACGGGGTGAAGTCCGCCGTGCTCACCCTGGACGTGTGCCACCAGCCCTGGTGCCTGGTCGAGGAGACGGTGGCGAGGGCCGCCGTGCCCGGATTGGCCGCCGACCGTGTCCTCATGATTGCCAGCCACACCCATGCGGGCATCGAGGGCATGTCCATGGACCGGCGCAACATCGCCGGGAACCCGAACATCGGCATCTTCGACGAGAAAGTCCTGGAATTTGTCACGGAGCGGCTGGCGGGCGCCCTGCGGGAGGCCGACGCGGACCTGAAACCGGTGACGGCGGGCGCGGCGGTCACCGCCCTGCCGGGAATGAACCGGAACCGGCGCGATGAAACCCTGCCCACCGACCAGGACATGACCATCCTGCGTTTTGACCGGGACGGGAAGCCCTGGACCGTGCTGGTGAACTACACGGCCCACGGCACGATCATGACGGAGGAGATCATGCATATTTCCGGGGGCTGGCCCGGGGTGATGCAGCGGACCGTTGAGGCGCTGATGCCGGGCACAGCCTGCATGTACGCCAACGGCGCCGAGGGCGACGTGGCCCCCACCGGCTACACCGGCGGCAGCCGCTGGGAGATGGCGGAGCAGTACGGGCGGCGCGTGGGCATTCTCGCGGCGCGCCTGGCCGAAAGCATCGGGACCAGGCCTGTGGAAAAATTCGACCTGCGGACCCAATGGGTGGAGCTCCCGGCGCGGACCCCCTCGCCGGACTTCCTGAAAATCGCCGGGGACGAGTACAAGGTGACCGAGGAGATGCTGGGGATGCTGCTGGGTGTGCTGTTCCCGGACCGCGCGCCCATGGGCCTTCTGCGCGTGGACGACTACGCCCTCATGACCTTTCCCGGAGAACCCATCACGGCCATCGGCCTGGCGGCCAAGGAAAGCATGCGCGGGGCGGGCGTCCGCCTGCCCGCCGTGGCGGCGCTCACCAACGACCTCGTCGGCTACATCCTCACGGAGGAGGAGTACGCGAAGAGCGGCTACGAGGTGACCGCCTCCTTCTATGGTCCCGGACTCGGGAAAGTCTTCACGGACGCCGCCGGAAAACTGGCTGGAAGCATTCCCTGA
- a CDS encoding carboxypeptidase regulatory-like domain-containing protein — MKKDQAAVKQVFKGRPDAFRHIIEKYQPVVCAVALAQSGHAVVADKAVVATFKAAFERLQSITDAKRLPHWLCALAHKEVEILTGNRGPDLLKPRDRDPSAKLADLVWLQNELVEPLFEEMGPFSLQERKGLLLNVLCGADAGEIAAYLKIETREAQEDLARTRENVEKKLLKEIAGALAPEINSKERMVHVMREVAGEKAALKAARETRLGRQRHALLPALLVLAAAAAVVAIGGHFAYRVFLPNPPAPGVRTAQPATGDTAAGPPVLEGSGVPETPVVLPTNYVLRGRVGDSRFGDGIPGLVVSAGELRAETDPYGAFEIQGVTRGEHQVSIACGGAEISTGHRLHTERRNPRIDIQVDDRISLRFKLNGRVTDANTGQAIRDFEVAACKGAPQMLQPYLIREFRGQSHPEGLLREQFQTLGEYTVYVRATGYAALPLTFSITESWDDNSLFEFRLFRAATISGKVYGPNELTVSGVMVMPRQGTPEGTGKGVIEYMRTDTRGEFNLHGLPIGVNWLLLDHRTHGTGRAVVVTEPGKVAEVKIQLPRKGSLAGDIVVAGRPAKFADFRVSNPSVPGSRTVEPLYNAPGQYEVLRLPPGEVTVVARVAPEPGAPWFDRVFEQKGVIDQGRVCWMDFYYAQGPFSLAGSVSRRGAAPRSAFVEVALFRGENAVDRLLLDIGSSGSYQCGGLPSGKGEVTVYTTDKAVSKQDFAAAKGGMERFSKPFEFVDARQIQLDLAF; from the coding sequence GTGAAGAAAGACCAGGCCGCCGTCAAGCAGGTGTTCAAGGGGCGCCCGGACGCGTTTCGGCACATCATAGAAAAATACCAGCCCGTGGTGTGCGCCGTGGCCCTGGCGCAGAGCGGTCATGCGGTGGTGGCCGACAAGGCCGTGGTGGCCACGTTCAAGGCGGCCTTCGAGCGGCTCCAGTCCATCACCGACGCGAAACGCCTTCCCCACTGGCTTTGCGCCCTCGCCCACAAGGAGGTGGAAATCCTGACGGGCAACCGGGGCCCGGACCTGTTGAAGCCCCGGGACCGGGACCCCTCCGCGAAGCTGGCGGACCTCGTATGGCTTCAGAACGAGCTGGTGGAGCCGCTCTTCGAGGAGATGGGGCCGTTTTCCCTTCAGGAGCGCAAGGGGCTGCTTCTGAACGTGCTCTGCGGGGCGGACGCCGGGGAGATTGCCGCCTACCTGAAGATTGAGACCCGCGAGGCGCAGGAGGACCTGGCGCGCACCCGGGAAAATGTCGAGAAAAAACTGCTCAAGGAAATCGCCGGGGCGCTGGCGCCTGAAATAAACAGCAAGGAGCGCATGGTGCACGTCATGCGCGAGGTCGCCGGGGAGAAGGCCGCGCTGAAGGCCGCCCGTGAAACCCGGCTGGGGCGCCAGCGGCACGCCCTGCTGCCCGCGCTGCTGGTGCTGGCCGCGGCGGCGGCGGTGGTGGCCATAGGCGGCCATTTCGCGTACCGCGTCTTCCTGCCAAACCCGCCCGCGCCCGGTGTCCGGACCGCCCAGCCCGCCACGGGGGACACCGCCGCCGGGCCCCCGGTACTGGAGGGGTCCGGGGTGCCCGAGACGCCCGTGGTGCTGCCGACCAATTATGTGCTGCGGGGCCGTGTGGGGGACAGCCGCTTTGGGGACGGCATTCCGGGTCTGGTCGTCTCGGCGGGTGAACTGCGGGCCGAGACGGACCCCTACGGCGCTTTCGAGATTCAGGGCGTGACCCGGGGCGAGCATCAGGTCTCCATCGCCTGCGGGGGGGCGGAGATATCCACCGGGCACCGGCTGCACACGGAGCGGCGCAATCCCCGGATTGACATCCAGGTGGACGACAGGATATCGCTGCGGTTCAAACTGAACGGGCGTGTGACCGACGCGAACACGGGGCAGGCCATCCGCGACTTCGAGGTGGCCGCCTGCAAGGGCGCCCCCCAGATGCTCCAGCCCTACCTGATTCGGGAATTCCGGGGCCAGTCCCACCCGGAGGGGCTGCTGCGCGAGCAGTTCCAGACCCTGGGCGAGTACACCGTGTATGTCCGGGCGACCGGCTACGCGGCCCTGCCGCTCACGTTCAGCATCACCGAGTCCTGGGACGACAACAGCCTTTTCGAGTTCCGCCTGTTCCGGGCGGCCACCATTTCGGGGAAGGTCTACGGCCCGAACGAGCTCACCGTCTCCGGGGTGATGGTCATGCCCCGGCAGGGAACCCCCGAGGGCACCGGCAAGGGCGTCATCGAGTACATGCGCACGGACACGCGCGGCGAGTTCAACCTCCACGGGCTGCCCATCGGGGTGAACTGGCTGCTGCTGGACCACCGCACACATGGAACGGGCCGGGCCGTCGTGGTGACCGAGCCGGGCAAGGTGGCCGAGGTGAAAATTCAGCTTCCCCGGAAAGGCTCCCTCGCCGGGGACATCGTGGTGGCCGGGCGTCCCGCCAAGTTTGCCGACTTCCGCGTCTCCAACCCGTCCGTGCCGGGAAGCCGCACGGTCGAGCCCCTGTACAACGCCCCCGGCCAGTATGAGGTGCTGCGCCTGCCGCCCGGCGAGGTCACCGTGGTCGCGCGGGTGGCCCCCGAACCGGGAGCCCCCTGGTTTGACCGGGTCTTCGAGCAGAAGGGCGTGATTGATCAGGGACGGGTCTGCTGGATGGATTTCTACTACGCCCAGGGCCCGTTTTCACTCGCTGGCTCGGTGAGCAGGAGGGGCGCGGCGCCCCGTTCGGCCTTTGTGGAGGTGGCCCTGTTCCGGGGGGAGAACGCCGTTGACCGCCTGCTGCTGGACATCGGCTCCTCGGGCTCGTACCAGTGCGGCGGCCTTCCGTCCGGCAAGGGCGAGGTGACGGTGTACACCACCGACAAGGCCGTGTCCAAACAGGACTTCGCCGCCGCCAAGGGCGGCATGGAGCGATTCTCCAAGCCCTTCGAGTTTGTGGACGCGCGGCAAATCCAACTGGACCTGGCATTCTGA
- a CDS encoding DUF4981 domain-containing protein, which translates to MKKELRNMMWMTAGVVMLCVAGLVLAQGCARAETPDWENPDIFGINKEAPSATKMPFPDAESARGKARGESPWFKSLDGNWKFNWVPKPADRPADFYRPDYDVSGWKEIPVPSVWELEGYGTPIYTNVVYPFAKNPPFIAHDDNPVGSYRTMFTVPEDWAGREVFIQFGGVYSAFYLWINGEKVGYSQESKTPAEFRITPYLKPGENTLAAEVYRWCDGSYLEDQDFWRFSGIFRPVCLYSTAPVQVRDFWAHSTLDDACRDAAFTVTAKVRNLGAAPSAAHTVVVELLDAAGKAVGGSPLLKMPVAPVEGGQEAAVSASVPVAGPKLWSAEAPNLYTVTVALLDAKGGVVEAHSCKHGFRRVEIRDGVFMVNNAPVKLKGANRHEHDPLTGRTVSLESMEKDVLLMKQHNMNVVRTSHYPNMPEWYELCDRHGLYVIDEANIESHGMGYAMNTSLGNNPAWEAAHVDRIVRMVERDKNHPSVIIWSMGNEAGPGSNFAASAAAIRALDTSRPIHYERDNTVTDMHSEMYHKIHQLLEYVEKGEKKPFFLCEYAHAMGNSVGNLQDYWDVIEAHPVLMGGCIWDFVDQGLKKSFSDPRGPRVKPAARYTEDWFWAYGGDYGDKPNDGNFCCNGLFQGDRTPHPSASEVKKVYQNVKVTPVDLDRGVVRVTNKYDFVTTAFLKGSWRVEADGKTVQSGELSPLAVPPKGAEDVTLPLAPLTPEPGTEYFLTVSFALAGDTSWAEAGFEVAWDQMPLPWKAAAPAPLAAKDMPPVKMKSAKKAVEIAGEGFELVIGKDSGVIESWKVAGKELLAAPLAPNFWRAPTDNDRGNNAPRRLKVWRDAATERKVLKVDAAEKDGAVEVTATLRVPAGDADQTLRYKVYGNGDVVVDNAFNPKKAAPELPRFGMQTALPAAYNRMTWNGRGPQENYWDRHTGAAVGVYSLAVEDLVHPYIEPQETGNRTEVRWVALTNADGAGLMAVGMPLLNASAWPFSMADLEENGHDCMVPRRDFNTFNLDLGQTGVGGDDSWGAKPLEKYTMKCQPYQYRFRLTPLRGGEASLPEIAKRVLD; encoded by the coding sequence ATGAAAAAGGAACTGCGGAACATGATGTGGATGACGGCCGGCGTGGTGATGCTCTGTGTGGCGGGGCTTGTGCTGGCGCAGGGCTGCGCCCGCGCGGAAACACCGGACTGGGAAAACCCCGACATCTTCGGAATCAACAAGGAGGCGCCCTCCGCCACCAAAATGCCCTTCCCGGACGCGGAATCGGCGCGTGGCAAAGCCCGCGGCGAGTCGCCCTGGTTCAAGTCCCTGGACGGGAACTGGAAGTTCAACTGGGTGCCCAAACCGGCGGACCGTCCGGCGGACTTTTACCGGCCCGACTATGATGTCAGCGGCTGGAAAGAGATCCCCGTGCCGTCCGTGTGGGAACTGGAGGGCTATGGCACGCCCATCTACACCAACGTGGTCTACCCCTTTGCGAAGAACCCGCCGTTCATCGCCCATGACGACAACCCCGTGGGCTCTTACCGCACCATGTTCACCGTGCCGGAGGACTGGGCGGGCCGCGAGGTCTTCATCCAGTTCGGCGGCGTCTACAGCGCGTTCTACCTCTGGATCAACGGCGAGAAGGTGGGCTACAGCCAGGAAAGCAAGACCCCGGCCGAGTTCCGCATCACCCCGTACCTGAAGCCCGGCGAGAACACCCTGGCCGCCGAGGTGTACCGCTGGTGCGACGGCAGCTACCTCGAGGACCAGGACTTCTGGCGCTTCAGCGGCATCTTCCGCCCGGTCTGTCTCTACTCCACCGCGCCGGTGCAGGTGCGCGATTTCTGGGCGCACAGCACCCTGGACGACGCCTGCCGCGACGCGGCGTTCACCGTCACGGCAAAGGTGCGCAACCTGGGCGCGGCCCCGTCCGCCGCGCACACCGTGGTGGTGGAGCTGCTGGACGCCGCCGGTAAAGCCGTGGGCGGGTCGCCCCTGTTGAAGATGCCCGTGGCCCCCGTGGAGGGCGGCCAAGAGGCGGCCGTGTCGGCCTCCGTGCCCGTGGCTGGGCCGAAACTGTGGTCCGCCGAGGCGCCAAACCTGTACACCGTCACCGTGGCCCTGCTGGACGCGAAGGGCGGCGTGGTCGAGGCGCACAGTTGCAAACACGGCTTCCGCCGCGTCGAAATACGGGACGGCGTGTTCATGGTGAACAACGCCCCGGTGAAGCTCAAGGGCGCGAACCGCCATGAGCATGACCCGCTCACGGGCCGCACGGTCTCCCTGGAAAGCATGGAGAAGGACGTGCTGCTCATGAAACAGCACAACATGAACGTGGTGCGCACGTCCCACTACCCGAACATGCCCGAATGGTACGAGCTGTGCGACCGGCACGGGCTGTATGTGATTGACGAGGCGAACATCGAGTCCCACGGCATGGGCTACGCCATGAACACCTCCCTGGGCAACAACCCGGCGTGGGAGGCCGCCCATGTGGACCGCATTGTCCGCATGGTGGAGCGGGACAAGAACCATCCGAGCGTGATCATCTGGTCCATGGGCAACGAGGCGGGGCCGGGCTCGAACTTCGCGGCCTCCGCCGCGGCCATCCGCGCCCTGGACACCAGCCGCCCCATCCACTATGAGCGGGACAACACGGTCACGGACATGCACAGCGAGATGTACCACAAAATCCACCAGCTCCTCGAGTATGTGGAAAAGGGCGAGAAGAAGCCCTTCTTCCTCTGCGAGTACGCCCACGCCATGGGCAACAGCGTCGGCAATCTCCAGGACTACTGGGATGTCATCGAGGCGCATCCGGTGCTCATGGGCGGGTGCATCTGGGACTTTGTGGACCAGGGCCTGAAGAAATCCTTCAGCGACCCGCGCGGCCCGCGCGTGAAGCCCGCCGCACGGTACACGGAGGACTGGTTCTGGGCCTACGGCGGCGACTACGGGGACAAGCCGAACGACGGCAATTTCTGCTGCAACGGCCTCTTCCAGGGCGACCGCACCCCGCACCCCTCCGCGTCCGAGGTGAAAAAGGTCTACCAGAACGTGAAGGTCACCCCGGTGGACCTGGACCGGGGCGTGGTCCGCGTCACGAACAAGTACGACTTCGTCACCACGGCGTTCCTCAAGGGGTCCTGGCGCGTCGAGGCGGACGGAAAAACGGTCCAGTCCGGGGAGCTTTCCCCGCTCGCCGTGCCGCCCAAGGGCGCGGAGGACGTGACCCTGCCCCTGGCACCCCTCACGCCCGAGCCCGGCACGGAATACTTCCTCACGGTCTCCTTCGCCCTGGCCGGGGACACCTCGTGGGCGGAGGCGGGATTCGAGGTGGCCTGGGACCAGATGCCCCTGCCCTGGAAGGCCGCGGCGCCCGCGCCCCTCGCCGCGAAGGACATGCCGCCGGTGAAAATGAAGTCCGCCAAAAAAGCCGTCGAGATTGCCGGCGAAGGCTTTGAACTGGTCATCGGGAAGGACAGCGGCGTCATCGAGTCGTGGAAGGTGGCCGGGAAGGAACTGCTGGCCGCACCCCTCGCGCCGAACTTCTGGCGCGCCCCCACGGACAATGACCGGGGCAACAACGCGCCGCGACGCCTGAAAGTCTGGCGCGACGCCGCGACGGAGCGCAAGGTGCTGAAGGTGGACGCCGCCGAAAAGGACGGCGCCGTAGAGGTGACCGCGACGCTCCGGGTGCCTGCGGGTGACGCGGATCAGACCCTGCGCTACAAGGTCTACGGCAACGGCGACGTGGTGGTGGACAACGCGTTCAACCCGAAAAAGGCCGCGCCCGAGCTGCCCCGCTTCGGCATGCAGACGGCCCTGCCCGCCGCGTACAACCGCATGACCTGGAACGGGCGCGGACCCCAGGAGAACTACTGGGACCGCCACACCGGCGCCGCCGTCGGGGTTTACTCCCTGGCCGTGGAGGACCTGGTCCACCCCTACATCGAGCCGCAGGAGACGGGCAACCGCACGGAGGTGCGCTGGGTGGCCCTCACCAACGCGGACGGCGCGGGCCTCATGGCCGTGGGCATGCCCCTGCTCAACGCCAGCGCGTGGCCCTTCTCCATGGCCGACCTCGAGGAAAACGGCCACGACTGCATGGTGCCCCGCAGGGACTTCAACACCTTCAATCTGGACCTTGGCCAGACGGGCGTCGGCGGCGACGACAGTTGGGGCGCGAAGCCCCTCGAAAAATACACCATGAAATGTCAGCCCTACCAGTACCGGTTCCGCCTCACCCCCCTGCGCGGCGGCGAGGCCTCCCTGCCGGAGATCGCGAAGCGGGTGCTGGACTGA